CACCGCTCTACCAACTGAGCTATCGAAGGTTGAAATTACGGGCGGCCAATGTGAGTTTTGTGCATGCGCACAAACGAGAAGTTTGATTTCtgtttgttaattttatttaattatccAGGTCAAAAGAAATGGTCAATTTTGTTCGTTTGCACTTACGGACTTTTAAAAGGTGCACGTTTAAAataactttataaatttactGTTGAACTGTTATTATTTTGAGCTGGTATTATAATATGTTTTAATTACATTTCATTCCAATTTTCACGGTTCATCAGTTTTGCAGTTATATATTGAGCATTTTCAAAATTGCAGTCctgtgattaaaaaataataaaataaaataaaaaagattacatcttccgatccttcgagccggatttGAACCAGCGACCTATGGATTTCTATTGCGTGTTCTTCCAACTACAGTCCACCGCTCTACCAACTGAGCTATCGAAGGTTGAATTCGTTGGCGGCAAATTCGCCTTATGTTCACGAGAGAGGAGGGGAAAGTAACGAAAAGAGAGCCGTTCTCTTGTTAAACTGCTGCATGACATACAAATGCGCTCAAAATAATAGGTCTTGCTATAAAATGGGGTATTTCCAATAGtagtattttaaatttcaaaaggttTTTTCCATACTATGAATATAATTTGTAAATGGtacaaaataaattgtataacaAGCAATTTGATCACCTTTACATTTGTTCCTTACATTCTTACATATTCCACACTAAGCGTTTCAAAGACTGTATTTTCTTCACTCATCtgtttttagaaaataaacgtatcagtttattatttaaattggaGGAATCGGAAGATTCATACTTTAGAAACAACATAAAAACTATCTTATCTTGCATTGATCATGACTAGTTACCTTCCCGCCGCTGTGTCCAGACTAGAGGGTGCGACCCGAACTGATGTCTATATATATCCATCTCGTTCCAGCCCCGACGAGTGAAGCGTGAGCAGAGCATTGGACTCCAGCTAGCGGTGACTTTGCGAGTGCGAGTTCGCTCCCAAGATTGAGCCCCACCAGCGTAAAAGCGACCGCGGCGCCGGCGACGAGAGTAGTTCGTTCCCAGAAGCCGGCTGCAGCGGTCCGTTGACAACTTCGATTCCAGCTCCTCCACCACGTCGATACTCTTGTCTGTCTTTTGCAAACATAGAGGCGTCACCCTTTGGCTAACGAATCCGAAACTCTCAAGAGTCGTTGTTGTGCAACCTACTATCAAAAACCGCATTCGTACGGATCCATTTCACACCAATATCCGCAAGATGTCGTACCACAAGCCCGAGGCCAAAACCGTCCAGGATTTGAAAGATCTGGCCCACAAGCTGCGAATTCACTCCATCAACGCCACCCAGGCCTCCAAATCGGGGTAAGCTAACGCATAAATGGAAACCCATTAGTAAATCAAAGTGTGCATATATTTGTGAGCAGCGAATTTCAAAAGTTGTGCACCTTGCACTTGTTGCTTCAAAGGTGACCCCTCTATTCCAGGGGCGGTTGTAGAAAAGGTTTACAAAGGGGATTATGTATTTGTTTtgccaaatttaatttaagttatATAACTCTCCACTTTCACATGAAAGTTTTAAAGAccggttttattttaaacaccCCCCTTAGCCACCCCTGACTTTCTGTTGCCAAGCCACGTGTTTTCCTGTGACTTTAGTGAATTTGCGAATTTTGTCGCTCTGTTTGCGTACTCACTGATAAGCCACATTCACCTTAATTTCTAGGCTAATGTTATTTTGACCTTCGACAACCTTGAAAAATTAAGCTTTTTCTGTTACTGCTTTTTAaattctgttttgtttttgtgcgTGGCTTTCAAAAAGCCGACGCCGCCAAtacccacatatgtacatatgtacctACACATGGCGTGACATACAAAAATACAAAGAGCGGCGTTTGATATATGAAAGTCTGTATATAAAAGTGTTGGAAAGCACAGCTTGTGACGGGAATGAAAGGGATGGGAATATTAATGGAATGATCCCCTGCACTCGAGATTTACGACCTTATAGCTTTCAATGTAATTATATCTCGGATAGACGCGACCAAAGTATTACTgcaacagtaaataaaaaatagagTATGCTGATAAGGAAAACACTTTTATCGCCTCCATTAGTTTttccgtgttttttttttaacggTTTCAGATAAGATCTGCTCTATATGCTCTAAATGTGACCTCTGCCGGCGAGATAAGCCGGGTTTGGTTACTCACTGGCAACGATATGACCGATTAGAGGTGACCAGCTCAAGTGTGTTCCCCGCATGATAATCGAAAATCACTGAAAATTGATAAAATAGTCGAGCCGGGTCATTTCTGACACTCCGTATCACCTTCATTAGTTCTTGATATGGCTGGAGGAAATGGGGACGCACTTGGGAACTATCTGGAAACACGTGCGTCCACGCAGATCAGCATGCAACCCCATCGTGAAACCCACCCTAGaatttgggtttttttttggggatcAGGGAAGTTCAAGGTCTTGAAACCGGTGAGGAATTGCGATGAATATATTCTAGCACTTGTACATACAGGAAAATCACACCATATATGTCATGTTGTTTACGCGATATGGTTTATTTATATGTCTGGGGGTAAGACGAGCCCCCCTTTTTGCCTAGGGTTGCTTGTTTATGCGGTTGGAGTTGTGCCAGATTTGCAATTCTCTTTTGGAATTTATCTTATTTGTTGGAACACGATAGCATGGGAACTCAGAGTTCTGCAAATTGGAGATAatactatttatttatacattgAAATTGGATACTCTTGATATTGAGACTTTACAGAAATCTTAAACCTTCGGTTTATTTCAAGacatttataaaaagaatCAGTAATGATTAAAGCTTTTAACAATATTAACGAAATAGATTCAGTTAATCTTAACATATAACAAAAAGTTTAAGCAacaaagttttattttttgctaaATTTTTCTACACATACTTTCCTTTTCCACCTCGGCCTTTATAACGAAGGTCGACTTCTACTCCGGTTCAATAAACACCTGCCTCAACCTCAATAAAGTACACAAAGTCTGTTCTACAATCTAATATTTTGCTTCTTTTTCATTCGTTATAGCCATCCCACATCATGTGCCTCGATCGCCGAGATCATGTCCGTGCTGTTCTTCCAGCAGTTGCGTCTGAACTTGAAGCACCCTCGCGATCCCTCCAGCGATCGTTTCATCCTGTCCAAGGGACATGCTGCTCCCATCCTTTACGCCGCATGGGCTGAGGCTGGCCTCTTCCCCATCGAGGATCTGAACAACCTGCGTAAGATCGACAGCGATCTCGAGGGTCACCCCACGCCCCGTCTGAACTTCATCGATGTGGGCACCGGATCCCTGGGACAGGGAGTCGCCGTCGGCGCCGGAATGGCCTATGTTGGCAAGAACTTCGACAAGGCCGACTACCGCACCTACGTGGTCGTGGGTGATGGCGAGTCCGCCGAGGGATCCATCTGGGAGTCGCTGCACTTTGCCGGTCACTACAAACTTGACAACCTTTGCGTGATCTTCGATGTGAACCGTCTGGGTCAGTCGGAGGCCACCTCCCTGCAGCACAAACTGGATGTGTACCGCGATCGTCTGGAGGCCTTCGGCTTCAACGCCGTGGTCGTCGATGGACACGATGTCGAGGAGCTGACCAAGGCCTTCCATTGCGCTGCCATCACCAAGAGCAAGCCCACCGCCATCATCGCCAAGACCTTCAAGGGCAAGGACTTCCCCAACATCGAGGATTTGGACAACTGGCACGGCAAGCCGCTGGGCGACAAGGCCGCCGAGGTGATCAAGCATTTGGAGGGTCTGATTgtcaacaagagcgtcaagcTGGCTCCCAAGCCTGTGTCCAAGACGGGCGCCGCTCCCGAGGTGGACATCAGCAATATTAAGCTGAACACGCCGCCAGCCTACAAGCTGGGCGATTCCATTGCCACCCGTCTGGCCTACGGCACGGCTTTGGCCAAGATCGGACAGAACAACGTGCGCGTGGTTGCCCTGGATGGCGATACCAAGAACTCCACTTTCTCCGACAAGCTAAAGAACCTCGACCCGGAGCGCTACATCGAGTGCTTCATCGCTGAGCAGAATctggtgggcgtggccgtTGGAGCCGCCTGCCGTCGCCGTACCGTGGCCTTTGTGTCCACCTTTGCCACCTTCTTCACCCGTGCCTTCGATCAGATCCGCATGGGCGCCATCTCGCAGACCAACGTGAACTTTGTGGGCTCCCACTGCGGCTGCAGCATCGGTGAGGATGGCCCCTCCCAGATGGGTCTGGAAGACGTTGCCATGTTCCGTACCATTCCGGGCAGCACCATCTTCTATCCCTCGGACGCGGTGAGCACGGAGCGTGCCGTGGAACTGGCCGCCAACACCAAGGGCGTCT
This region of Drosophila subpulchrella strain 33 F10 #4 breed RU33 unplaced genomic scaffold, RU_Dsub_v1.1 Primary Assembly Seq354, whole genome shotgun sequence genomic DNA includes:
- the LOC119559886 gene encoding transketolase-like protein 2; the encoded protein is MSYHKPEAKTVQDLKDLAHKLRIHSINATQASKSGHPTSCASIAEIMSVLFFQQLRLNLKHPRDPSSDRFILSKGHAAPILYAAWAEAGLFPIEDLNNLRKIDSDLEGHPTPRLNFIDVGTGSLGQGVAVGAGMAYVGKNFDKADYRTYVVVGDGESAEGSIWESLHFAGHYKLDNLCVIFDVNRLGQSEATSLQHKLDVYRDRLEAFGFNAVVVDGHDVEELTKAFHCAAITKSKPTAIIAKTFKGKDFPNIEDLDNWHGKPLGDKAAEVIKHLEGLIVNKSVKLAPKPVSKTGAAPEVDISNIKLNTPPAYKLGDSIATRLAYGTALAKIGQNNVRVVALDGDTKNSTFSDKLKNLDPERYIECFIAEQNLVGVAVGAACRRRTVAFVSTFATFFTRAFDQIRMGAISQTNVNFVGSHCGCSIGEDGPSQMGLEDVAMFRTIPGSTIFYPSDAVSTERAVELAANTKGVCFIRTSRPNTCVIYDNEEPFAIGKGKVVRQKSSDEVLLIGAGITLYECLAAADQLEKKCITVRVIDPFTVKPLDAELIIEHGKQCGGRVVVVEDHYQQGGLGEAVLSALAGERNFVVKHLFVPTVPRSGPPTVLIDMFGISARHVVNAVNEILKD